One window of the Nicotiana tabacum cultivar K326 chromosome 4, ASM71507v2, whole genome shotgun sequence genome contains the following:
- the LOC107804473 gene encoding gibberellin-regulated protein 1: MAMAIRLVFVMALLLLFLGVKAEVSLTDPKVEEDKSQHFGLSQAFRVFTRGANRRLVQGVVLKLVKYLNNGDLAVAPAPAPHPSQLDCGGLCKYRCSLHSRPKVCIRACGTCCLRCKCVPPGTFGNREMCGKCYTEMTTHGNKTKCP; this comes from the exons ATGGCGATGGCGATTCGTTTGGTTTTTGTAATGGCTCTTTTACTTCTGTTTTTGGGGGTTAAGGCCGAG GTTTCTTTAACTGATCCCAAGGTTGAAGAAGATAAATCACAACATTTTGGCCTCAGCCAGGCATTTCGT GTTTTCACCAGAGGAGCCAACAGGCGGCTGGTTCAAGGCGTAG TTTTAAAGCTTGTAAAATACTTGAACAATGGGGATCTGGCTGTAGCACCTGCACCAGCTCCACATCCAAGCCAATTGGATTGTGGAGGGTTATGCAAATACAGATGCAGTTTACACTCGAGGCCAAAAGTGTGTATAAGGGCATGTGGAACATGTTGTCTAAGGTGCAAATGTGTGCCACCAGGTACCTTTGGCAACAGAGAGATGTGTGGCAAATGTTACACCGAAATGACCACTCACGGAAACAAGACCAAGTGCCCTTAA